The nucleotide window ACGAAAAGCGCATGCTGCAAGAAGCGGTCGACGCGCTGATCGACAACGGACGCCGTGGCCGCCCGGTCACCGGGCCCAACAACCGTCCGCTAAAATCGCTTTCCGATATCCTCAAGGGTAAGCAGGGCCGCTTCCGGCAGAACCTGCTCGGCAAACGCGTGGATTATTCCGGGCGCTCGGTCATCGTGGTCGGCCCCAATCTTCGCCTGCATCAATGCGGCCTGCCGAAAGAGATGGCGCTCGAGCTCTTCAAGCCGTTCGTGATGAAGAAGCTCGTCGACCGCGGTCAGGCGCACAACATCAAGAGCGCGAAGCGCATGGTGGAACGCGTCCGGCCGGAAGTCTGGGACGTGCTCGATGAAGTCATCAAAGACCATCCGGTCTTACTGAACCGCGCCCCAACGCTGCACAGGCTCGGCATCCAAGCATTCGAGCCCGTGTTGGTCGAAGGCAAGGCGATTCAGATCCATCCGTTGGTCTGCACGCCTTACAACGCCGATTTCGACGGCGATCAAATGGCCGTACACTTGCCGCTTTCCGCAGGCGCGCAAGCGGAGGCGCGCATCCTCATGCTCTCCGCCAACAACATCCTGCAGCCGTCATTCGGCAACCCGGTGTCCATACCGTCGCAAGACATGGTGCTCGGACTGTACTACCTGACCATCGATCACACGATGGCGGGCACCGAGCCCAGCCGGTTGGACGAGGCGGGCAATCCCGTGCCGCGCTCGTTCTTCTCTGAAAAAGAAGCCGAGATCGCGTACGACTGCAAGGCCATCAACTTGCACGAGCCGATCCGCGTCCGGCGTCAAGGCGACAGCATCGAGACCACGATGGGCCGGCTCATCTTCAACATGGCGCTGCCGGAGCACTGGCACCATCCGTACGTCAACTACACCATCGACAAGAAGGGCTTGACGAAGTTCATCGCAGCTTGCTACCGCAAGTACGGCAACGCGGAGACGGCGGGCTTCCTCGATTCGATTAAGACGTTGGGCTTCCGGTTCGCGACGATCTCGGGCACCACGGTCTCTATCGCCGACATCGTGATTCCGGCGAAGAAATACGAGCTCATCGCAAAGGCCGACAAAGCCGTGGACCAAGTCAACGAGCTCTACCGGACGGGACTTTTTTCGGACGACGAGCAGTACACGAAGACCATCGACATCTGGACGAAGACCGGCGAAGAGGTCACGCAAGCGCTGCTGGCCGGACAGAACCGGCTCAATCCCATCTTGATGATGGCGACGTCGGGCGCGCGTGGTTCCATCGCGCAGGTGAAGCAGATCGCCGGTATGCGCGGCCTCATGGCCGACCCGTCTGGCCGTATCTTGAGCATTCCCATCAAGGCCAACCTCAAAGAAGGCTTGACGGTGCTCGAATACTTCATCTCCACGCACGGCGCGCGCAAAGGTCTCGCCGACACCGCGCTGCGGACGGCGGACTCGGGCTATCTCACGCGCCGTCTGGTCGACGTCGCGCAAGATGTCATCGTGCGCGAAGAGGATTGCAAGTCGGTGCGCGGCATCACCGTACGCGATATCGCATCCGGCAAAGAGATCATCGAAGGGCTGTTCAACCGCATCAACGGACGTTTCGCGATCGACGACATTCCGGATCCGGCGCACCCGGGCAAGTTCCTCGTGCGTTCCGGAGTTGAGATCGACGACGACACCGCGCAAGCGATCGTCGATGCCGGCGTAAAGGATGTCAAGATCCGATCGGTGCTCACGTGCGATGCCATCGTCGGCGTGTGTGCTGTCTGCTACGGTCGCAACCTCGCCACCGGCGGCAAGGTGGACATCGGTGAAGCGGTCGGCATCATCGCGGCTCAATCCATCGGCGAACCGGGCACGCAGCTCACGCTGCGCACGTTCCACACCGGCGGCGTCGCGTCCGAGGACATCATCACGGGTCTGCCGCGCGTCGAGGAACTCTTCGAAGCGCGCAAGCCGAAGGGCCAGGCCATCATCACCGAAGAGACCGGCTCCATCCACATCCAAGAAGAAAAGGGCATGAAGGAAGTGGTGGTCACCGACGATCAGGGTGAAGAGCACATCTACGAGATTCCGTTCAACGTGCATCTCATGGTCCACGACGGCGACAAAGTCGTGGCCGGCGATTCGCTCATCGACGGCTCGGTGAGTCCGCACGACATCTTGCGCCTCAAGGGCGAGACCGCGCTGCAGAATTACCTCGTGCAAGAAGTGCAGAAGGTCTACAAGAGCCAGGGCGTCGACATCAACGACAAGCACATCGAAGTCATCGTGCGCAGCATGCTGCGCAAGAAGAAGGTCACCGAAAGCGGCGGCACGCGTCTGCTTCCGGGTCAGATGCTCGATGCCGACAAGTTCCACCACATAAACGAACAACATGTCGCCGAAGGCAAGGCGCCGGCCAAGGCCGACACCGTGTTGCTCGGCGTGACCAAAGCGTCGCTCGCCACCGAGTCGTTCTTGTCGGCAGCTTCGTTCCAAGAGACCACGCGCGTGCTGACGCAAGCCGCCATCGAAGGCAAGTACGATCCGTTGCTGGGCCTGAAGGAAAACGTGATCATCGGCAAGCTGATCCCGGCGGGAACCGGCATGCCGATCTATCGTGGGGTCGACGTCTGGGGCAAAGGCGTGCCGCGCCATCGCGAAGTCGACATCTTCGCGGAGCTCGACGCCGAGTTCGGCGGCGGTGCGACCGACGGCGATTTGGCCGGCGTCGGAGCGATGCCGGGCAGTGACGCCGGTCCGGCCGTGCCGGATCCGCTCAGCGAGATGGACTCGTAAGGGCGACTCCGTGGGGCCAACTCTCTCTGTGGGGCCGACCTTTATGGTCGGCCTCATTTTTTGGTCCATCTTATTGCTGTAGGGCCAACCTTCTCTGTGGGGCCGACCTTCATGATCGGCCTGACCGATGATAAACATCGGTCCCACATTACGCGCGACAGGACGAAAACACCAGCGTTGTCAAAATCGTCCGGCAGTCCGTTGCAACTCTCGCCTGCGAGGTGCATATCGTGAACTGGATTCGAGCAACAACCGCCATCACCACAATCGTATCCGGAATCATCGCAGGCGTCGCGCCGACCCAGCCGGCGCTGGCCGATTGGCCCGTGTTCGATCGCGACCCGGCCCGAAGCGGATTTGCCGCAGGCGACACTGCGATCTCTCTTGCAAATGTCCGGCACTTGCACCGTCGATGGGTCGCAACGTACGACGCCACGGCGGATGGAGCACCGATTCTCATCGCAAACGTGCCGCTTTCGGCGAACAGCACGTCGCCCGTGTTATACCAAGAGACTCGCCTGGGAACGACATATGCTGTGAACGCCTACAGCGGCGAGATCGTTTGGAAGCGCACGACACAGGGAGTGAACATCACCTCATCGATGCCCGCTGCGGACCCATCGGGGCAGTGGATCTACGCACCGGGTGTCGATGCCCACGTGCGTAAGTACGCTGCGGCAACCGGCAAGGAATTTCGCGGCAACGGATTTCCTTTGCGCATCACGTGGTCTCCGGAGATTGAAAAAGACGCGTCCGCGTTGAACGTGGCCAACGGCTACTTGTATGCCGAGACATCGGGCTACTTTGGAGACGCCGGGCAGTACGACGGTCACGTCGTCACCCTGGGCTTGCAGAGCGGACATGTGCACGTGGTCAACGCGCTATGCAACGACATCCATCATCTGATCCGGACTCCCGGCGAATGTGCTCAGACAAAAGCCGGCATCTGGGCGCGCGGAGGCGCGGTCGTCGATCCCGATCCGTCGATGGCCGGCCGCATATACGTCTCCACCGGCAATGGCGACTTCAACGCAAATCAGGGTGGACATGATTATGGCGATTCGGTGCTCGCGATCAGTGCGAACGGATCGACCCTCGTGGACACGTTTACGCCGACCAATTACCAGCAACTGGAGAACGGCGACGTCGATCTCAGCAGCTCGGCGCCGGTGATGCTTCCGAAGCAGCCGGCGAGCAACACGCCGCTCATGGCCGTTCAGGGCGGAAAAGACGGCCTGCTCAAACTTCTCAATCGCAAGCATTTGGGCGGCGTGGGCGGCGAACTTCAGGATTACAACTTGAACGAGGGCATATTCACGGCCCCGGCCGTTTGGACCGACCGAGACGGAACGACGTGGCTATTTGTCGGAAGCGCTTCCGCGGTCACGGCATTGCAGCTGGTCACCGTCAACGGCAGAAGCACGCTGCAACACGTGTGGACTGCGCAGGTCGGCGGCACTTCGCCGGTGGTCGCCAACGGAATCGTCTTCGCGGCGACGAGCGGCGCGGTGAACGCCTTCAACGCGCGCACTGGACACGAAGTGTGGTCGAGTTCGCAGCAATCCGCAGGCGGAAGCATCGGAAACGTCCACTGGGAGAGTCCGATCGTCGTAAGAGGTTGGCTCTACATGTCGGACGAGAACGGCAACGTGACGGCGTATAGCCTCTAGCAAGATCGGTCGATCCTATATAGGTTTGCTCTTGGCGCGCCGGCGTATATCGGATAGTAACCAACAAGGATGTAATACTCATGCTCAGCCAAGCGTGCGTTTGTGAATAACCCGACGGACTAGTCCTCGTCGCGGCGCAAACGCAGGCTTCAACGCGCGGCGCCCGCAATCGGTGGTCACACCGTCGAGCTCGCGGCTCAACAGGAGATCATCATGAGTCATCTTCTAAAGCTCTGTGGCCGGTCTGTCGGGATGAGCGCATTCGCGATCTTCGTATTCACGGCACCGGTTCTGGCGCACCCGACGATCGATGTTGCGGCGTCGAACTGGAAGTTCACGCCCGCGACCATCACGGTGAATGCCGGCGAACCTACGACGTTGCGGCTGATATCGACATCCGGCACGCACGGCATCGCGTCCGATGACCTCGGAATCTCGAGCACGATGATCCAACCGGGCAAATTTGTCGAGGTGTCGTTCACGCCGAAAACATCGGGCACATTTGCGGTGCACTGCAGCGTGTTTTGCGGCGCCGGTCATCCCAACATGGTGTTGACGGTCGTCGTGACGGGCGCCGCCGCCATGCCCACCACCGCGCCGGCGGCCGCCACGCCTGCGCCTACCCCGATGCCCAGGGCATCTCCAACTGCAAAGCCGACGCCCAAGCCGATGATCGACGATCGTCATTTCATTATCATGTTGGTCGCGCACGACCGCATGGGCGTCCAACTCGCCCAACTGGCGGTGAAG belongs to Candidatus Eremiobacteraceae bacterium and includes:
- a CDS encoding PQQ-binding-like beta-propeller repeat protein; the encoded protein is MNWIRATTAITTIVSGIIAGVAPTQPALADWPVFDRDPARSGFAAGDTAISLANVRHLHRRWVATYDATADGAPILIANVPLSANSTSPVLYQETRLGTTYAVNAYSGEIVWKRTTQGVNITSSMPAADPSGQWIYAPGVDAHVRKYAAATGKEFRGNGFPLRITWSPEIEKDASALNVANGYLYAETSGYFGDAGQYDGHVVTLGLQSGHVHVVNALCNDIHHLIRTPGECAQTKAGIWARGGAVVDPDPSMAGRIYVSTGNGDFNANQGGHDYGDSVLAISANGSTLVDTFTPTNYQQLENGDVDLSSSAPVMLPKQPASNTPLMAVQGGKDGLLKLLNRKHLGGVGGELQDYNLNEGIFTAPAVWTDRDGTTWLFVGSASAVTALQLVTVNGRSTLQHVWTAQVGGTSPVVANGIVFAATSGAVNAFNARTGHEVWSSSQQSAGGSIGNVHWESPIVVRGWLYMSDENGNVTAYSL
- a CDS encoding DUF305 domain-containing protein, with protein sequence MSHLLKLCGRSVGMSAFAIFVFTAPVLAHPTIDVAASNWKFTPATITVNAGEPTTLRLISTSGTHGIASDDLGISSTMIQPGKFVEVSFTPKTSGTFAVHCSVFCGAGHPNMVLTVVVTGAAAMPTTAPAAATPAPTPMPRASPTAKPTPKPMIDDRHFIIMLVAHDRMGVQLAQLAVKFSKRHDLRVLETTVGAKDTSAIALLGRWYKTWYGSSVPAMAMMTDHAQMPRMDMSPSYLTDAPDFDRAFLAVAIHHSATGAAMSAIAMDGFTHNELRTFARSTASGQLALASQLWRLYDSSYPAK